The following proteins come from a genomic window of Lachnoclostridium phytofermentans ISDg:
- a CDS encoding NAD(P)/FAD-dependent oxidoreductase, with protein sequence MLNYDVIVIGGGPAGLAAAISAKRQGAKVLLIEREERLGGILKQCIHDGFGLLRFGEKLSGPEYAWRYVDEFHQRKIDFNVLTYVTGIEKLEHNYLVRVVNTKGVLEYTSKSIILATGCRERTAKQVFIHGTRPSGVFTAGTAQAYTNILGQLPTKKCVILGSGDIGLIMARRLTLEGAKVCGVYEAKATPSGLTRNIMQCLNDFDIPLYLSHTVTRLYGEERLQAVEIMKVDESMVPIPGTEEIVECDSLILSVGLIPENELAESLNVRMDSKTKGPICDDDFMTSEPGIFICGNALHVNDLVDYVSENGELAGKAAAKYCYESKELVSFKVDKDFLYFVPQQIGISQESKPATFYFRSSQVLRKAVVTIKVNGKQIFEKKYSYLKPPEMETIKLDMSQFHLVKEDTLTVEVKGEKCEEKSISHPLISTRAEHADGSQV encoded by the coding sequence ATGTTAAACTATGATGTAATTGTAATAGGAGGGGGACCTGCGGGTCTGGCTGCAGCCATATCAGCTAAAAGGCAAGGTGCAAAAGTTTTATTAATTGAACGTGAAGAACGGCTGGGTGGTATCTTAAAACAGTGTATCCACGATGGTTTTGGTTTACTTCGATTTGGTGAGAAACTTTCCGGTCCTGAATATGCATGGCGCTATGTCGATGAGTTTCATCAAAGAAAGATTGATTTTAATGTCCTTACCTATGTTACAGGAATTGAAAAACTAGAGCATAACTATTTGGTACGTGTAGTAAATACAAAAGGTGTGCTTGAATACACTTCAAAATCTATTATCTTAGCAACCGGCTGTCGAGAGAGAACAGCGAAGCAGGTTTTTATTCATGGAACGAGGCCATCAGGAGTATTTACTGCAGGAACAGCACAAGCATATACCAATATATTAGGTCAGCTTCCAACAAAAAAATGTGTTATCTTAGGAAGTGGCGATATTGGATTAATTATGGCAAGAAGACTCACCTTAGAGGGAGCAAAAGTATGTGGGGTATATGAAGCAAAGGCTACTCCCTCTGGACTAACACGAAATATTATGCAGTGTCTTAATGACTTTGATATTCCACTATATTTATCACACACGGTAACTAGACTTTACGGGGAAGAAAGGTTACAAGCAGTTGAAATCATGAAGGTGGATGAGTCAATGGTGCCAATTCCGGGGACAGAAGAGATTGTAGAATGTGATTCTTTAATATTATCAGTTGGCTTGATTCCTGAAAATGAGTTGGCAGAAAGTCTGAATGTACGAATGGATTCAAAGACAAAAGGGCCAATTTGTGATGATGATTTTATGACAAGTGAACCAGGAATCTTTATTTGTGGGAATGCACTTCATGTTAATGATCTGGTGGATTATGTATCAGAGAATGGGGAACTTGCAGGAAAAGCAGCTGCAAAATATTGCTATGAGTCAAAAGAGTTAGTATCATTCAAAGTAGACAAAGATTTTCTTTACTTTGTACCACAACAGATTGGTATCAGTCAAGAAAGCAAACCTGCTACATTTTATTTTAGAAGCAGTCAAGTATTAAGGAAGGCCGTAGTAACAATAAAAGTCAATGGAAAGCAAATATTTGAAAAGAAATATTCATATTTAAAACCTCCAGAAATGGAAACTATCAAGCTGGATATGAGTCAATTTCATTTAGTTAAAGAAGATACTCTAACAGTTGAAGTGAAAGGAGAAAAGTGTGAAGAAAAATCTATTTCACACCCCTTGATTAGTACGCGTGCAGAGCACGCAGATGGGAGCCAAGTATGA
- a CDS encoding DUF1667 domain-containing protein — translation MKELVCIVCPNGCAMMIEEMGTSIKVSGNQCKRGEEFAVSEMIHPMRTICSTVKTNFPKVPVLPVRVSEEIPKDKISDVMREINKMVVTKPISIGDVIIENVLGLNVNIIATSNILKE, via the coding sequence ATGAAAGAACTTGTCTGTATTGTCTGCCCCAATGGTTGCGCGATGATGATTGAAGAAATGGGGACTTCAATCAAGGTTTCAGGAAATCAATGTAAGCGTGGAGAAGAATTTGCAGTTAGTGAGATGATACATCCAATGCGAACCATCTGTTCTACGGTTAAAACAAACTTTCCTAAAGTACCTGTACTTCCAGTCAGAGTGTCTGAAGAAATACCAAAGGATAAAATCTCTGATGTTATGAGGGAAATAAATAAAATGGTGGTAACGAAACCTATTTCAATTGGGGATGTCATTATAGAAAATGTACTGGGGTTAAATGTTAACATTATAGCGACAAGCAACATATTAAAGGAATAA
- a CDS encoding AraC family transcriptional regulator: protein MRQIVFEESLNGITIDRIIRDYEYNMPTKHFHDEYEVYYLLEGERYYFIEHQTYLVKKGSLVFVNRGQIHKTGLAGTSYHDRILIELKEEPFASFFSFFGDLSLKDFFSKHYGVLELEEKDQRRIERLLTSISTEIQNKSIGFEISVMMKLAKLLIFSMRCKADTNTFIPATTATTAKHRKVDEVASYIVNNCTNPISLDALSKHFFVSKCYLSRIFKEVTGFTVNEYINIHRVQKAQYLLLYSESNISEISAQLGFESITYFERVFKKYTESSPLKYRKQNRKEIQPIRTKKAEPVE from the coding sequence ATGAGACAAATTGTATTTGAAGAATCCCTAAATGGAATCACCATCGACCGCATCATACGAGACTATGAATATAACATGCCTACAAAACACTTTCACGATGAATATGAAGTATATTATCTTTTGGAAGGTGAACGTTATTACTTTATTGAACATCAAACCTATCTTGTAAAAAAGGGTAGTTTAGTTTTTGTAAATCGTGGGCAAATACATAAGACAGGTTTAGCCGGTACTTCTTACCATGATCGAATTCTCATTGAGTTAAAAGAAGAGCCTTTTGCTTCTTTCTTCTCCTTTTTTGGAGATTTGTCTTTAAAGGACTTCTTCTCCAAGCATTATGGCGTATTAGAATTAGAGGAAAAGGATCAGCGACGTATTGAGCGTCTTTTGACTAGTATCTCTACAGAAATTCAAAACAAATCGATCGGATTTGAGATATCCGTTATGATGAAACTAGCGAAATTACTTATTTTTTCCATGCGCTGTAAAGCTGATACCAATACCTTTATACCTGCGACTACCGCTACTACAGCAAAACATCGTAAAGTCGATGAGGTTGCTTCTTATATTGTAAATAACTGTACCAATCCAATCTCACTCGATGCCCTATCGAAACACTTCTTTGTAAGTAAATGTTACCTTAGCCGTATTTTTAAAGAGGTTACCGGATTTACAGTGAATGAATATATCAACATTCACCGTGTTCAAAAAGCACAATACCTGCTACTTTACAGTGAATCCAATATCTCCGAGATTTCGGCTCAACTTGGGTTTGAAAGTATTACTTACTTTGAGAGAGTATTTAAAAAATACACAGAATCCTCTCCTTTAAAGTATCGGAAGCAAAACAGAAAAGAAATTCAGCCAATACGTACAAAGAAGGCAGAACCTGTAGAATAA
- a CDS encoding carbohydrate ABC transporter permease → MEKKEKRKLSLHKFLYNDNTVGYTFALPFIIGFLGFTIVPMIVSMYYSFTDYNLIKQENFIGLDNYIRLFQDVRFLKSVRVTLKYVFFSVPLKLAFALFIAYLLTRKSKAVTFYRSLYYIPSLIGGSIAVSLVWKELFSSKGLINSILMNLGIEKVSWFGDQKLAMVPLILMTVWQFGSSMIIFAAGLKEIPSTYYEAAKIDGANKGQSFVKITLPCLSPIILYNLVMQTISAFMAFTQAFVITKGGPNDATNFYSLYVYNQAFKYYDMGYASAMSWVMLVVMSLITLLIFKSSKRWVFSEAGQE, encoded by the coding sequence ATGGAGAAGAAGGAAAAGAGAAAATTAAGTTTACATAAATTTCTTTACAATGATAATACGGTGGGATATACCTTTGCACTTCCGTTTATTATTGGTTTCCTTGGTTTTACCATCGTTCCTATGATTGTTTCCATGTACTATTCCTTTACGGACTATAACTTAATAAAACAGGAAAACTTTATAGGGCTTGATAATTATATCCGTTTATTTCAAGATGTTAGATTCTTGAAATCAGTTCGCGTTACGTTAAAGTATGTATTTTTTAGTGTACCACTTAAGTTGGCGTTTGCTTTATTTATCGCTTATTTACTTACGAGAAAAAGCAAAGCTGTAACTTTTTATCGTTCTCTTTATTATATTCCTTCCCTTATTGGAGGAAGTATCGCAGTATCTTTAGTATGGAAAGAATTATTCTCATCTAAGGGATTAATTAACTCAATTTTGATGAATCTAGGAATTGAGAAAGTATCATGGTTTGGAGACCAAAAACTTGCAATGGTACCGTTGATATTAATGACAGTATGGCAATTTGGTTCTTCAATGATTATCTTTGCTGCAGGATTGAAAGAAATTCCTAGTACTTATTATGAAGCAGCGAAAATTGATGGTGCGAACAAAGGGCAATCCTTTGTTAAGATTACACTACCATGCCTTTCCCCTATTATCTTATATAATCTAGTTATGCAGACCATTTCAGCGTTCATGGCATTTACCCAGGCTTTTGTTATTACTAAGGGTGGACCAAACGATGCAACGAATTTCTACTCCCTATATGTATATAATCAAGCATTTAAATACTATGACATGGGATATGCAAGTGCAATGTCATGGGTAATGTTAGTTGTGATGAGTTTAATCACCTTACTAATATTTAAGTCCTCGAAGCGTTGGGTATTTTCCGAAGCGGGACAGGAATAG
- a CDS encoding NAD(P)/FAD-dependent oxidoreductase, with product MSGKVFERKLNKKLERYFPGSVSVKVEDDCIRVSGQLTNWEDIIKACRMCVSKDKRLHVVNDIKLMDTNIRGMRIPKETSKELEGMKPDVLIIGGGISGASITRELSKWNLNILLVDKEADLAMQASGRNDGEVHPGVDLNKGSLKQHYVVQGNQIFDKVCKELNVPFKRRGQYVGFKQRYLLPLLAAYAWQKKHICGVTDTRIIGREELRKREPELNDEFAFALYNSSAGCVCPYGLTIAYAENAVQNGAKVSLNTAVLGMDVKDDQIVSVTTNKGILYPKLVINAAGTFAEDVAAMAKDRFYSIHPRKGTNSILDKKAAHLVKSIASIKMISRNKLHTKGGGILRTVHENLLVGPNAIETYEKENFATESKSIKEVFNKQKLIAKGLSERDIITYFTGVRAATFEEDFIIEKGRKTKNLIHCAGIQSPGLTTAPVVALDIEKMVIKELSKKELVTKNKKFNPIRKGIPVLREMSSEERTKMIQNNPDYGIIICRCEEISKGEIIDVLNSPISVPTVDGIKKRIRPGMGRCQGGFCMPLISQIISEHENISIQEVKKSSSDAYITLGDTKGGTTC from the coding sequence ATGAGCGGAAAAGTCTTTGAAAGGAAACTGAATAAGAAACTAGAAAGATACTTTCCTGGAAGTGTATCGGTAAAGGTAGAGGACGATTGCATTCGAGTTTCTGGACAGCTAACAAATTGGGAGGATATTATAAAGGCATGTAGAATGTGTGTCAGCAAAGATAAACGATTACATGTAGTAAATGACATTAAGCTTATGGATACGAATATTCGGGGTATGAGAATTCCAAAAGAAACTTCAAAAGAGCTCGAAGGCATGAAGCCAGATGTTTTAATTATTGGTGGCGGAATCTCAGGGGCAAGCATTACTAGGGAATTATCAAAATGGAACTTGAATATTTTATTAGTAGACAAAGAGGCTGATCTTGCTATGCAGGCATCTGGACGAAATGATGGTGAAGTTCATCCTGGTGTTGACTTAAACAAAGGAAGTTTAAAACAACATTATGTGGTGCAAGGCAATCAAATCTTTGACAAGGTTTGTAAGGAACTTAATGTTCCATTTAAGCGAAGAGGCCAATATGTAGGTTTTAAACAAAGATATTTATTACCGTTATTGGCAGCTTATGCATGGCAGAAAAAACATATTTGCGGTGTAACGGACACAAGAATTATCGGGCGAGAGGAATTAAGAAAACGAGAACCAGAGTTAAATGATGAGTTTGCATTTGCCCTATATAATTCAAGTGCAGGTTGTGTTTGCCCTTATGGATTAACTATAGCATACGCGGAAAATGCAGTACAAAATGGTGCAAAGGTTTCCTTAAATACAGCTGTTTTAGGAATGGATGTGAAAGACGATCAGATTGTAAGTGTGACCACAAACAAAGGTATTCTTTATCCCAAGTTAGTAATTAATGCGGCAGGAACATTTGCAGAAGATGTTGCAGCAATGGCGAAAGATCGATTTTATTCCATTCATCCAAGAAAAGGTACCAATTCTATACTGGACAAAAAAGCAGCACATTTGGTTAAATCAATTGCCTCTATTAAAATGATTTCCCGTAATAAGCTGCATACCAAAGGTGGTGGTATCTTAAGAACAGTACATGAGAACTTACTTGTGGGACCAAATGCAATTGAGACCTATGAAAAAGAAAACTTTGCAACAGAAAGTAAAAGCATAAAAGAAGTATTTAATAAACAGAAATTAATCGCAAAAGGGTTATCGGAGCGAGATATCATTACATATTTTACAGGAGTACGTGCAGCAACTTTTGAAGAAGACTTTATCATTGAAAAAGGAAGAAAGACAAAGAATCTGATTCACTGTGCAGGCATTCAATCTCCTGGGTTAACGACAGCACCAGTAGTCGCTTTGGATATTGAAAAGATGGTCATCAAGGAATTATCAAAAAAGGAGTTAGTTACTAAGAATAAAAAATTCAATCCAATACGAAAAGGTATCCCAGTATTGAGGGAGATGTCCAGTGAAGAGCGTACCAAAATGATTCAGAACAATCCAGACTACGGAATTATCATATGTCGTTGTGAGGAAATCAGCAAAGGTGAAATTATCGATGTGCTTAACTCTCCCATATCAGTACCAACCGTTGATGGTATAAAGAAGCGAATTCGTCCAGGAATGGGTAGATGTCAAGGCGGATTTTGTATGCCACTAATCTCTCAGATTATAAGTGAACATGAGAACATTTCAATTCAGGAAGTAAAAAAATCAAGCTCAGACGCTTATATAACCTTGGGGGATACAAAGGGGGGAACCACATGTTAA
- a CDS encoding carbohydrate ABC transporter permease: protein MMGIKFRKQIGKVLYHAFVLCFGFVMVYPVLWMITGSLKNNVEILNGSLSLIPPNWRWENFANGFRGFGGITFVTFFKNSFIVTVIATFATVVSSACVAYSFARIKYRGRKVLFTAMLCTMMLPGQIILIPQYIIYNKLGMVGSILPLVLPHFFGQAFFIYQMMQFMAGIPRELDEAATIDGCSKYTIFSRVILPLLKPALVTTVIIQFYWKWDDFMGPLIYLNKPQDYTVSIAIKLFADASSTTDYGAMFAMSTLSLLPVFLIFLFFNKYLVEGISTSGLKG, encoded by the coding sequence ATGATGGGCATAAAATTTAGAAAACAAATTGGCAAAGTTCTGTACCATGCATTTGTTCTTTGCTTTGGTTTTGTCATGGTATATCCTGTTTTGTGGATGATTACCGGTTCTTTAAAAAATAATGTGGAAATTTTAAATGGTTCTTTAAGTTTGATACCTCCAAACTGGAGATGGGAGAACTTTGCAAATGGCTTTCGAGGGTTTGGCGGAATAACATTTGTTACCTTTTTTAAGAATTCCTTTATCGTTACTGTAATAGCAACGTTTGCTACCGTAGTAAGTTCTGCTTGTGTAGCATACTCCTTTGCCAGAATTAAGTATAGGGGAAGAAAAGTTCTGTTTACAGCAATGTTATGTACGATGATGTTACCGGGACAGATCATCTTAATTCCACAGTATATTATCTATAACAAATTAGGAATGGTAGGTTCGATCTTACCACTTGTATTACCTCATTTTTTTGGGCAAGCATTCTTTATCTATCAAATGATGCAATTTATGGCAGGAATTCCAAGAGAGCTAGATGAAGCAGCTACAATTGACGGCTGTAGTAAATACACCATCTTCTCTAGAGTTATCCTACCATTGTTAAAACCAGCCTTAGTTACAACCGTTATTATCCAATTTTATTGGAAATGGGATGATTTTATGGGACCATTAATCTATCTGAATAAGCCACAGGATTATACGGTATCCATTGCGATTAAATTATTTGCGGATGCATCTTCTACCACAGATTATGGTGCAATGTTTGCAATGTCAACCTTGTCTCTTCTACCGGTATTTTTAATCTTTCTATTCTTTAACAAGTACTTAGTGGAAGGAATAAGTACAAGTGGATTAAAAGGTTAA
- a CDS encoding glycoside hydrolase family 43 protein, with amino-acid sequence MIQNPILRGFCPDPSIIRVGEDYYIATSTFEWWPGIHLFHSKDLKNWEQIPSPIARRSQVDMIGNPTSGGIWAPCLSYSDGIYYIVFTDVKTKKGRFYNNHNYLIQSNAIDGEWSEPIYLNSTGFDPSLFHDTDGRKYLVNMRNGFKGILLQEYDTKKKTLVGEIKNIFKGTSYGYTEGPHLYHIGDWYYLMTAEGGTGYGHCVTVARSKDIWGPYEVDPSNPMLTSKEDDDSILKKCGHADFTDTGNGEWYMVHLCSRPREGTKDSLLGRETAIQKVEWTEDGWLRLNNQTGKADVEVAEPIGITSYPVPKRENRDDFDNNTLDIVYSSPRIPLGEKASLSERAGYLRLYGQESLNSLHSVSLLARRQTEYYAKAMTGLEFKPSHPEQVAGITYFYDALNHFIFGKSVDEEGREVLILLRNDTGVYEDLIEPLVLEEHNQLHLQVETDEYGAYAYFSYSYDGLSWFKITGEYSTKILTDEHCRGFTGAHFGIFCFDMTGLSLPADFDYFHYEE; translated from the coding sequence ATGATTCAAAATCCAATATTACGAGGCTTTTGTCCAGATCCAAGCATTATCAGAGTTGGTGAGGATTACTATATTGCAACATCAACCTTTGAGTGGTGGCCAGGAATTCATCTTTTCCACTCGAAGGATTTGAAGAATTGGGAGCAGATACCTTCTCCGATTGCAAGGAGGAGTCAGGTAGATATGATAGGCAACCCAACTTCCGGTGGAATCTGGGCTCCTTGTCTTAGTTACTCTGATGGTATCTACTATATTGTATTTACGGATGTTAAGACAAAAAAAGGACGATTTTATAATAACCATAATTATCTCATTCAGTCGAATGCTATTGATGGGGAATGGTCTGAACCTATTTATTTAAATAGTACAGGATTTGATCCTTCCTTATTCCATGATACGGATGGTCGAAAGTATTTGGTGAATATGAGAAATGGTTTTAAAGGAATATTGCTTCAAGAATATGATACCAAAAAGAAAACACTTGTAGGGGAAATCAAAAATATTTTTAAAGGTACATCTTATGGGTATACAGAGGGACCTCACCTATATCACATAGGGGATTGGTACTATTTAATGACAGCAGAAGGAGGTACTGGATATGGACACTGCGTAACGGTTGCCAGATCAAAAGATATCTGGGGTCCTTATGAGGTGGATCCAAGTAATCCAATGCTGACTTCTAAGGAAGATGATGACAGTATCTTAAAAAAATGTGGACATGCAGATTTTACGGATACGGGGAATGGCGAATGGTACATGGTTCATCTTTGTTCCAGACCAAGGGAAGGGACAAAAGATTCCCTGCTTGGTAGGGAGACTGCAATTCAAAAAGTGGAGTGGACTGAAGACGGCTGGTTAAGACTTAACAATCAGACAGGTAAAGCGGATGTAGAAGTGGCAGAGCCAATTGGAATAACTTCTTATCCTGTACCTAAGCGGGAGAATAGAGATGATTTTGATAACAATACATTAGATATAGTTTATTCTAGTCCAAGAATTCCACTCGGGGAGAAGGCTAGTCTGTCCGAAAGAGCTGGCTATCTAAGATTATACGGACAAGAGTCACTGAATTCTTTACACAGCGTTAGTCTGCTGGCAAGAAGACAAACAGAATATTATGCGAAAGCTATGACCGGATTAGAATTTAAACCAAGTCACCCAGAACAGGTTGCAGGTATTACGTATTTTTATGATGCCTTAAATCATTTTATCTTTGGGAAATCGGTAGACGAAGAAGGTAGAGAAGTTTTAATTTTACTTCGTAATGATACTGGGGTATATGAAGACTTGATAGAGCCACTGGTATTAGAAGAACATAATCAACTGCATTTACAAGTAGAAACTGATGAGTATGGAGCCTATGCCTATTTCTCTTATTCTTATGATGGCTTAAGTTGGTTTAAAATAACTGGGGAGTACAGCACAAAGATACTGACAGATGAGCATTGCAGAGGTTTTACCGGAGCACATTTCGGAATCTTTTGTTTTGATATGACAGGACTATCCTTACCTGCGGACTTTGATTATTTTCATTACGAGGAATGA
- a CDS encoding TetR/AcrR family transcriptional regulator: MAAPRKDNVKELIINATEQLLETQKLSEITFAQIASCAGISKGTLYYHYKNKNDILFDITDKYLQQQWDDLIAWTENPQKDTSLHRLVQYVLERDVANVGMRLHFFYDAMLGNEEVRSKLMQRYNDFAKLISKKISDRNDKLPAEYITWLILLISDGLFIHKTLNNDNLDVDLFIKQSGQFMKQVISYVENEK, encoded by the coding sequence ATGGCTGCTCCAAGAAAAGATAATGTCAAAGAATTAATTATTAATGCAACCGAGCAACTGTTGGAAACTCAGAAGCTCTCTGAAATAACATTTGCTCAAATAGCTTCCTGTGCTGGTATTTCTAAAGGAACACTTTATTACCATTATAAAAATAAGAATGATATTTTATTTGATATAACGGATAAGTATTTACAACAGCAATGGGACGATTTAATTGCATGGACAGAAAATCCACAAAAAGATACCTCGCTACATCGTCTTGTACAGTATGTTTTAGAGCGAGATGTTGCGAATGTAGGAATGCGTTTACACTTTTTTTATGATGCTATGCTTGGCAACGAAGAAGTTCGTTCCAAATTGATGCAGCGATATAATGATTTTGCAAAATTAATATCTAAAAAAATCAGTGATCGAAATGATAAACTTCCCGCAGAATATATTACCTGGCTTATTCTACTAATAAGTGACGGACTCTTCATTCATAAAACTTTGAATAATGATAATTTAGATGTTGATCTGTTTATTAAACAGAGTGGGCAATTTATGAAACAAGTGATATCTTATGTAGAAAATGAAAAATAA
- a CDS encoding alpha-galacturonidase, producing the protein MKYNNGKVSDVKIAYIGGGSRGWAWTFMTDLAMEPNMSGKISLYDIDQEAAKNNEIIGNMITRRDDTVGKWNYETANTMEAALTGADFVVISILPGTFDEMEADVHMPERLGIYQSVGDTAGPGGMMRALRTIPMFVTIANAIKEYSPKAWVINYTNPMSMCVKTLYHVFPEIKAFGCCHEVFGTQKVLKGIAEQELKIDRIDRNDIHVNVLGINHFTWFNYASYQGIDLFPIYCKYIEDHFEEGFEEKDENWANASFACKHRVKFDLFNEFGLIAAAGDRHLTEFMPSERYLKDKETVADWNFGLTTVEWRKKDLEDRLNKSHRLVSGEEEIKLEPSGEEGILLIKALCGLTRVISNVNIPNTNLQIENLPSTAIVETNAVFERDSIRPIMAGEMPENVVKLTMPHILNHEYIMEAALTFDKSLVVKAFEQDPLVKDMATKEEVEKLVEDMLDATKAYLPKEWNL; encoded by the coding sequence ATGAAATATAATAATGGAAAAGTTTCTGATGTAAAAATTGCTTATATAGGAGGCGGATCTCGTGGCTGGGCATGGACATTTATGACAGATTTGGCTATGGAACCAAATATGAGCGGTAAGATATCTCTATATGATATTGATCAAGAGGCTGCAAAAAATAACGAAATCATTGGTAATATGATAACCAGACGAGATGATACGGTTGGAAAATGGAACTACGAGACAGCTAATACTATGGAAGCGGCGTTAACGGGGGCCGACTTTGTTGTAATTTCTATACTACCTGGAACCTTTGATGAGATGGAAGCAGATGTACATATGCCGGAGCGTCTAGGAATCTACCAGTCCGTTGGAGATACTGCTGGACCAGGAGGTATGATGAGGGCTCTTCGTACCATTCCGATGTTTGTTACAATAGCTAACGCAATTAAAGAGTACTCGCCTAAAGCTTGGGTCATTAATTATACCAACCCAATGTCTATGTGTGTAAAAACGTTATATCATGTATTTCCGGAAATTAAAGCATTTGGTTGCTGTCATGAGGTATTTGGAACACAGAAGGTTCTAAAAGGAATCGCTGAACAGGAATTAAAGATAGATCGTATTGATCGAAACGATATCCATGTCAATGTACTTGGCATTAATCATTTTACTTGGTTTAATTATGCTTCCTATCAAGGGATTGATTTGTTCCCTATTTATTGTAAGTATATTGAAGATCATTTTGAAGAAGGATTTGAAGAAAAAGATGAGAACTGGGCAAATGCATCCTTTGCTTGTAAGCACCGTGTGAAGTTTGACTTATTTAACGAATTTGGTTTAATTGCAGCGGCAGGTGATCGACACCTGACAGAGTTTATGCCAAGCGAACGATATTTAAAGGATAAAGAGACGGTAGCAGATTGGAACTTTGGTCTAACAACAGTTGAATGGAGAAAAAAAGATTTAGAAGACCGTTTAAATAAGAGCCATCGATTGGTTAGCGGAGAAGAAGAGATTAAACTTGAGCCATCTGGTGAAGAAGGCATACTATTAATCAAAGCACTTTGTGGTTTAACAAGAGTTATTAGTAATGTGAATATTCCTAATACGAATCTTCAGATTGAAAATCTTCCAAGTACTGCAATTGTGGAAACGAATGCGGTGTTTGAGAGAGATTCCATACGACCTATTATGGCGGGTGAAATGCCAGAAAACGTTGTTAAATTAACAATGCCTCATATTTTAAATCACGAGTACATTATGGAAGCAGCGCTTACCTTCGATAAATCCTTGGTGGTGAAAGCATTTGAACAGGACCCATTAGTAAAGGATATGGCAACAAAAGAAGAAGTAGAAAAACTTGTAGAGGATATGTTAGATGCTACAAAGGCATATCTTCCAAAAGAGTGGAATCTATAG